The window TGCAAGCTCGCGTCGGAAACGAAAACCGCGCTGGTGCCGCAGGGTGGCAATACCGGCCTGGTCGGCGGCCAGACCCCACATCACGGCGAAGTGGTGCTGTCGCTGCGCCGTCTCGACAAGGTCCGCGAGGTCGACACCGCGTCGAACACCATGACCTGCGAGGCCGGCGTAGTCCTGGCGACCGCGCAGCAGCAGGCCGACGCGGTCGACCGGCTGTTTCCGCTGTCGCTGGGCGCCGAAGGCAGCTGCACCATCGGCGGCAATCTCTCGACCAATGCCGGCGGCACCGCGGCGCTGGCCTATGGCGTGGCGCGCGATCTCGCCGTCGGCATCGAGGTGGTGCTGGCGGACGGCCGCATTGTCAGCAACCTGTCGAAACTGAAGAAGGACAACACCGGCTACGATCTGCGCGACCTGTTCATCGGCGCGGAGGGCACGCTCGGCATCATCACCGCCGCGGTGCTGAAACTTTATCCCAAGCCGCGCGCGGTGGAGACCGCCTTTGTCGGCCTCGCCTCGCCGGACGACGCGCTGAAGCTGCTGGAGCTGTCGCGCGCGGAGGCCGCGGGCACGCTGACGAGTTTCGAGTTGATCGCCGACATCTGCATCGACTTCTGTGTCAAGCACGGCCCGAACATCCGCGCGCCGCTGGACAACCGAACGCCCTGGTATGTGTTGATGGAGATCTCGTCGCAGCGAGACGACGCCCGCGCCACACTGGAAGCGATCCTGGAGCGCGGCTTTGACGAGGGCATCGTCGAGGACGCCGTGATCGCCGCCAATCTCGACCAGCGCACCGCATTCTGGACGCTGCGCGAGGTGATTTCTCCGGCACAGAAACCCGAAGGCGGCTCGATCAAGCACGACGTCTCCGTGCCGGTCGCCGCCGTGCCGCAATTGATCGCCGAGGCCAGCGCCGCGGTGGTGAAGCTGATCCCCGGCTGCCGTCCGGTGCCGTTCGGGCATCTCGGCGACGGCAACATCCACTATAATGTCAGCCAGCCGGTCGGTGCCGACCAGCAGGCCTTCCTGGCG is drawn from Bradyrhizobium prioriisuperbiae and contains these coding sequences:
- a CDS encoding FAD-binding oxidoreductase, which encodes MNIVEKPVTTLSPDLIARFTAIVGEKYAVTDAHDLAPYLTEERNLYQGHSKLVLRPGSTAEVAAICKLASETKTALVPQGGNTGLVGGQTPHHGEVVLSLRRLDKVREVDTASNTMTCEAGVVLATAQQQADAVDRLFPLSLGAEGSCTIGGNLSTNAGGTAALAYGVARDLAVGIEVVLADGRIVSNLSKLKKDNTGYDLRDLFIGAEGTLGIITAAVLKLYPKPRAVETAFVGLASPDDALKLLELSRAEAAGTLTSFELIADICIDFCVKHGPNIRAPLDNRTPWYVLMEISSQRDDARATLEAILERGFDEGIVEDAVIAANLDQRTAFWTLREVISPAQKPEGGSIKHDVSVPVAAVPQLIAEASAAVVKLIPGCRPVPFGHLGDGNIHYNVSQPVGADQQAFLARWHDVNEVVHAIVARLGGSISAEHGIGVLKRDELPHFKDAVALDVMRTLKATLDPLNILNPGKVL